From a single Andrena cerasifolii isolate SP2316 chromosome 8, iyAndCera1_principal, whole genome shotgun sequence genomic region:
- the Rho-6 gene encoding serine protease rhomboid 6: protein MDVEAALLENSPTLSTISSDCTDTTYSGPGSPYSPESPIIVTSSYKKAKDDEVTPRPTPRHPLPPRKPNFRIRPPYLMICISIIEIAVHCLGDEATLRRWLVYDPRQRVQGWRFASYMLLHSNALHLALNVVIQLVLATPLEVEQGRIGVATIYLGGGVCGALGASLLQPSLFLVGASAGVYALLTSHLAHLYLCHGELRYAGWRLGAVLLLASADVASLPIPALLGCGRIGWAAHVAGALAGPLLGLAVFPNQSKKDARGRRFVRFVRLLSAVSVMLLAVGAILGNIYLIALPQLRKPS, encoded by the exons ATGGACGTCGAGGCAGCCCTCCTGGAGAACTCTCCGACACTCTCGACCATCTCGTCGGACTGCACGGACACGACCTATTCCGGCCCTGGCTCGCCGTACTCCCCCGAATCCCCGATCATTGTCACGTCCTCCTACAAGAAGGCAAAGGATGACGAGGTCACTCCTAGGCCGACACCCAGGCACCCATTGCCGCCCAGGAAGCCCAACTTCCGGATACGACCGCCCTACCTTATGATCTGCATCAGCATCATCGAG ATAGCCGTCCACTGCCTGGGGGACGAAGCGACCTTGCGCAGGTGGCTGGTCTACGACCCCCGTCAGAGGGTCCAGGGATGGAGGTTCGCCTCGTACATGCTCCTGCACTCGAACGCGCTTCACCTTGCGCTCAACGTGGTCATCCAACTGGTGCTGGCTACCCCGCTCGAG GTGGAGCAGGGTCGAATAGGGGTGGCGACCATCTATCTGGGGGGTGGTGTGTGCGGGGCCCTGGGAGCGTCCCTGCTGCAGCCGAGCCTGTTCCTGGTGGGCGCCTCTGCAGGTGTTTACGCACTGCTCACGAGCCATCTCGCGCATCTTTACTTG TGTCACGGGGAGCTGCGCTACGCTGGCTGGCGTCTAGGCGCCGTGTTGCTGTTGGCCAGCGCGGACGTCGCTTCCCTTCCAATTCCAGCTCTCCTGGGCTGTGGCAGGATCGGCTGGGCAGCCCACGTGGCAGGTGCGCTGGCAGGTCCTCTGCTAGGCCTAGCCGTGTTCCCCAACCAGAGCAAGAAGGATGCCAGGGGACGGAGATTCGTCAGGTTCGTCAGACTTCTGTCAGCGGTGAGCGTGATGCTGCTGGCGGTGGGCGCCATCCTCGGGAACATCTATCTGATCGCGCTGCCCCAGCTGAGGAAGCCATCCTGA